GGGCGGCGTTCATGGCCCTGCCGTACCACCTGGGTCTGGCGGGAGGCACCCTGCGGGTGCTGGCCCGCCGTCAGGGACGGCAGGTGAACCTCGACACCGAGGAGGCCCCGGGCAAGATTCTGCACGAGGTGCGGCGTGGCAGCCTCTCCTACCGCGGTCCCCTGCCCGAGGTCTACTACGGCACCATCGACGCCACCCCCCTGTGGGTGGTCCTGCTGTCAGAGGCCTGGCGGTGGGGGCTCCCCGAGGAAGAGGTCGGGGCACTGCTGGACAACCTCGAAGCGGCCCTCATGTGGATGCGTGACTACGGAGACGGCGACGACGACGGCTTCATCGAGTACGTGCGGCACGGCGACAAGGGACTGGCCAACCAGGGCTGGAAGGACAGCTGGGACGGCGTGCAGTTCGCCGACGGACGCATCGCCACCGCCCCGATCTCGCTGGTCGAGGCGCAGGCCTACGCCTACGACGCAGCGGGGCGCGGCGCGGAGATCCTGGAACACTTCGGCCGTCCGGGAGCCGACGAGTGGCGGCAGTGGGCCGCCGAGCTGCGTGAACGCTTCCACCGACGGTTCTGGACATCCGACGAGCTGGGCTCCTACCTGGCCATCGCCCTCGACCGCCACGGGGACATCGTCGACGCGCCCGCCAGCAACATGGGGCACGCCCTGGGCAGCGGCATCCTCGACGACGATCAGGCCGCGCAGGTCGCGGCACGCCTCGGACACGCCAGCTGCGACAGCGGCTGGGGCCTGCGGACCATGGCAGCCACCGCCGCGGGGTACAACCCGCTGTCGTACCACGGCGGTTGCGTGTGGCCACACGACACGGCGATCGCTGCCTGGGGGTGCGCCCGGACCGGGAACGACGCGGTCGCCGGCCGGCTGCTCAGAGGCCTGGTCCGCGCCGCACCCTTCTTCGACTACCGGCTCCCCGAGCTGTTCAGCGGTGTGCCGCGGACACCGGCGGGCTTCCCCGTCCCCTACCCCACGGCCTGCCAACCGCAGGCGTGGGCCGCCGGAGCGGGTCTGCTGTTGCTCCGCGCATGTCTCGACGCCCAACCCGACATCCCCAACCGGCGCCTGACGCTGCGACCGCTCCAACCGTTCCCGTTCCGCCGGCTGGAGCTGCGCGACATCCCGCTGGCCGGGGGACACCTCGACGTCGTCGTCGAGGCGGGGCGGGGCGTGGACGTCGACATCCGCGGCACCGACGTCGACGTCCGTCTGGGATCCGACGTCGGCTAGGCCAAGGCTCCACGTTGCCGGACTGTCACCACGAGGTTCACCGCCTCGGCCAGACAAGGGTCCGCACGAAGACGACGACGGGAACGATCTCCAGGCGGCCGAAGAGCATCTGGAAGATGAACATCGCCTCCACGGAGGTGGGCATCGACGGATCGGTGATACCCGACGACAGTCCCACCGTGCCCTGCGCGGTGGCGGACTCGAAGATCATGTCGGCGAGGCTGAACGACGTGTCGACGGTCAGGCTCATCAAGATGACGCTCACGAACAGACCGACGACCCACATCAGGGTGAACAGGGCGGCGCGTCCGCTTTCCGCTTCCATCTCCTCGCGGCGGAACGTGCGGTCCCCGATGCGGAAGGCGGGGACCGCGGACGAGGGGTAGAAGACCTGGGTGACCTGCCACCACACGCCCCTGGCCAGGAAGTTGACCCGCAGCAGCTTCAACGCACCGACCGTGGAACCCGCGGGGCCGCCGAGCACCATGGCCACCACGACGATGAGAACCGCGGCGGCCTCCCACTGGCCGATCTCAGACGTTTGCCAACCGGTGGTGGTCAGTGCGCTGGTGAACTGGAAGACCCCTTCGCGAGTGGGGTCGGCGATCGCCGGCGCTCCCACCAGCGCCCAAGCGACCAGCGAAGAACCCACGACCAGCAACCCGACCATGGTCCGGTTCTGCACGTCGTTGAGGTAGGCGCTCGGCCGCCGTTCGCGGATCGCGATGTAGTGAACGGGCAGGGCGACCGCACCCATGATCATCGGCAGGAGGTGGACCACCTCGATCGCGTAGGACCCGTATCCGGCGATGCTGTCGTCTTGGGTGCTGAACCCGCCGGTGGCCATACCAGTCATGGCGTGGTTGATGGCGTCGAAGATCGCCGCGGTGACGGGGTAGTCCGGGAGGAGGATCACCATCGCCGCGAACAGGTACAAGACCACCCCACCGGTGATCGCGACGTAGATGCGCCACACGCGGCGGGCGGTCTCCCGCATCGACGGCCGTATCCGGGTTGGCCGTGCCTCCGTCTGGTAGAGGTACAGGCCCTGCACCCCGCCGTGCTGCTGGATCACCGTCAGCGCCAGGACGATGATCCCCAACCCACCGATCCACTGCGTCAGCGACCGGTAGAACAGGAAGGCGTGCGGCATCGACGCCTCGTTCACCGCCATCGTCAGTCCCGTGGACGTCCATCCGCTCATCGCCTCGAAGAACGCGTGCAGCGGGTCACGGAAGTGCAGCAGGCTGGACGACGTGTAGTCGGCCCCGGCAGGGACGTACGAGGCGATCACCGCATCTGGCGTCAGGTGCGCTGCGAGGATGAAAGGAACGCCACCGAAGACGGTCATCGCTGACCACGCGGCCGTGGCGATCGACAGTGCCTCGCGCTCGCCTGGCTCCGGGGCGGCTCTGAAGAGATGCCTCGTTCCCAGGCCGGTCGCGGCGGTCACTGCCGCGGACACCACGAACCACGCCAGCGACCACCAGTCGCGGTAGATCGCCGCGACGGCGGCGCTGCACACCATCGCGATCGCCGCGATTAGGAGGATGCCGCCGACGTCCCGCAGGACCGGAGTGAGAGCCCGACGCCGACTCGTGGCGCGCCGTGGGATCATCCGGAACCGAAGGTGTCCATGACACTACGGTCGACACCGCCTGGTGCGTAGACGATGAGGTAGTCCCCGGACTGCAGCTCGGTGTCCCCCGACGGAAGGGTGATGCCCGCATCGGGACGCTCGATCACGACCACCTGCATGTCAGCGGGCAGCAGACCCTCATCGTTGGCCTGATCCAGCGTCAACCCGGCGATGGGCGCCTGTTCGCTGACCTCCACCTCGAAGACCTCCGCCCCGGATTCCAGCCGGATGTAGTCGCCGACCGGTGGATGGCTCACCGCACGGAACAGGTGCTCCGCGATCAGCCGCTGCGGGTTCTCCATGACATGCACACCGACGTGGCGGAAGATGTTCATGTGATCGGCGTCGCGGACGACCGAGACGACGTGGCGGATCTTGTACTCCAACGCCAGCAGGCACACCATCAGGTTGACCGCATCCCGATCGGTCGTGGAGATGAGCGCGTCGGCCTCTTGCGCTCCGGCCTCCTCGAGCGTCTCCATCGATGTGCCGTCGGAGTGCAAGACCATGCAGTCGAACTGCTGCGCGATCTGGTTCGCACGCGCGGAGTCGTGCTCGATCACCACGACCTCGTGACCCTCGGACGTCGCGATGTTGATCAGCGGCGTCCCGATCTGACCTGCTCCGACCACGATGATGTACATGGTGGCGTCTCACGTCGTCGGTTCACGACGATCACACGATGTGTCGTCGTTGCAGTATGCACCCGGTGGGACGTCAGTGATATGGACTGGAGTCGGGCCGCCGCATCCGGACGCCGCCATCCCTGCCGATCAGCGCAGGTACGACCGGGCAGCGGTCTCGACGCCGGCGTCGATGGCGGTGGTTCCCCCGAGTAGGACGATCCGCCGCGGCGACAGGCGCTGCAGCTGCTCACCCACCGCCTGCGGGATGGCGCGGCTCTCCACGATCGCGAGCGGGGCGCCGGCGGAGAACGCCGCCGGCACGCCGGCCAGAGCGTCGGGGTAGCGCTCGCCGGTGGCCAGGAAGACCGTGTCGACCGGCCCCGGGAAGGACGACCCCAGCACGGCCGCGGCCGTCGCGAAGCGGTCCGTCCCCCACCGTCGCGACACCGGGGCGTACGCGGTGAGCTGTGCGTGTACTGCCTCGGACACGGCAGCGGTACCGCCCAGGATCACGATCCGCGCTGGCCGTAGCGCACGGAGCGCCTCGACGGTAGATGCAGGCAACGCCTGCGGTTCGGTCAGCAGGATCGGGCCGCCCTCGATCGCAGCCGGCACACCACCGGTCAGGGCGTCGGCG
This sequence is a window from Actinomycetota bacterium. Protein-coding genes within it:
- a CDS encoding amylo-alpha-1,6-glucosidase; this translates as MGQGSASGPYGQITCVAGDSFVISDATGDIRHGDQGLYVRDTRFLSRLAVTVDGARPRPLAGRATGASSAAFFGWLPYDPDATADPAVIVKRRRVIDGSLHEEIIVENSGRAETEVHVEVSCGTDFAYIFDVKHARELPLAEPNALPGGLRFERSGGPEIVEITATPEPVVTGDCLRFPLQLAPGASTRICLDVSVKDRYGTVTPGAGCEQLDRLRVATGSQRRTVHGPVVRCSDLRMARLVRRSLEDLTSLQLPDPDAPDDVFCAAGSPWFLTLFGRDSVWAAFMALPYHLGLAGGTLRVLARRQGRQVNLDTEEAPGKILHEVRRGSLSYRGPLPEVYYGTIDATPLWVVLLSEAWRWGLPEEEVGALLDNLEAALMWMRDYGDGDDDGFIEYVRHGDKGLANQGWKDSWDGVQFADGRIATAPISLVEAQAYAYDAAGRGAEILEHFGRPGADEWRQWAAELRERFHRRFWTSDELGSYLAIALDRHGDIVDAPASNMGHALGSGILDDDQAAQVAARLGHASCDSGWGLRTMAATAAGYNPLSYHGGCVWPHDTAIAAWGCARTGNDAVAGRLLRGLVRAAPFFDYRLPELFSGVPRTPAGFPVPYPTACQPQAWAAGAGLLLLRACLDAQPDIPNRRLTLRPLQPFPFRRLELRDIPLAGGHLDVVVEAGRGVDVDIRGTDVDVRLGSDVG
- a CDS encoding TrkH family potassium uptake protein, with translation MVCSAAVAAIYRDWWSLAWFVVSAAVTAATGLGTRHLFRAAPEPGEREALSIATAAWSAMTVFGGVPFILAAHLTPDAVIASYVPAGADYTSSSLLHFRDPLHAFFEAMSGWTSTGLTMAVNEASMPHAFLFYRSLTQWIGGLGIIVLALTVIQQHGGVQGLYLYQTEARPTRIRPSMRETARRVWRIYVAITGGVVLYLFAAMVILLPDYPVTAAIFDAINHAMTGMATGGFSTQDDSIAGYGSYAIEVVHLLPMIMGAVALPVHYIAIRERRPSAYLNDVQNRTMVGLLVVGSSLVAWALVGAPAIADPTREGVFQFTSALTTTGWQTSEIGQWEAAAVLIVVVAMVLGGPAGSTVGALKLLRVNFLARGVWWQVTQVFYPSSAVPAFRIGDRTFRREEMEAESGRAALFTLMWVVGLFVSVILMSLTVDTSFSLADMIFESATAQGTVGLSSGITDPSMPTSVEAMFIFQMLFGRLEIVPVVVFVRTLVWPRR
- a CDS encoding TrkA family potassium uptake protein, yielding MYIIVVGAGQIGTPLINIATSEGHEVVVIEHDSARANQIAQQFDCMVLHSDGTSMETLEEAGAQEADALISTTDRDAVNLMVCLLALEYKIRHVVSVVRDADHMNIFRHVGVHVMENPQRLIAEHLFRAVSHPPVGDYIRLESGAEVFEVEVSEQAPIAGLTLDQANDEGLLPADMQVVVIERPDAGITLPSGDTELQSGDYLIVYAPGGVDRSVMDTFGSG